From a single Miscanthus floridulus cultivar M001 chromosome 8, ASM1932011v1, whole genome shotgun sequence genomic region:
- the LOC136468987 gene encoding BTB/POZ and MATH domain-containing protein 4-like — protein sequence MAASTVPEGRKTTSSCTPEIEQCSHVFEIHGYKLHEGLGVARALCSAASAVGGYEWTISYYSDGYWGQESSGYASVFVDFRSNKACPKGAKVRAFVRFGVVDPATGACEYITRGFHIKHTVLDPTIASHSWGFGKFIKKLHVVYPKYLTFDDRLTIVCNLSVVVGDRVSGPETTACENEIIEVPPSNLSDNLGKLLDTKEGADVTFQVKGVVFHAHKVVLAARSPVFKAERFMGSSVRGRPGMAT from the coding sequence atggcggcgTCGACGGTGCCAGAAGGAAGGAAGACGACGTCGAGTTGCACCCCAGAGATTGAGCAATGCTCCCACGTGTTTGAGATCCACGGGTACAAACTCCACGAGGGCCTCGGCGTCGCCAGAGCCCTCTGCTCGGCTGCCTCCGCCGTCGGCGGCTACGAGTGGACCATCTCCTACTACTCCGACGGGTACTGGGGGCAAGAATCGAGTGGGTATGCCTCCGTATTCGTCGACTTCAGGAGCAACAAAGCCTGCCCTAAAGGGGCTAAGGTGAGGGCTTTCGTCCGCTTCGGTGTCGTCGACCCGGCCACCGGCGCGTGCGAGTACATCACCCGCGGCTTCCACATTAAGCACACCGTGCTGGACCCTACTATTGCAAGCCATTCCTGGGGCTTTGGAAAGTTCATCAAGAAGCTGCATGTTGTGTACCCGAAGTACCTCACGTTCGATGATCGCCTCACCATCGTGTGCAACCTTAGTGTTGTGGTGGGCGATCGGGTGTCGGGACCGGAGACGACAGCATGCGAGAATGAGATCATCGAGGTGCCCCCATCGAACTTGTCAGATAATCTTGGGAAGCTGCTGGACACGAAGGAGGGGGCGGACGTGACATTCCAGGTTAAAGGAGTGGTTTTCCACGCCCACAAGGTTGTTCTTGCAGCCAGGTCGCCGGTCTTCAAGGCAGAGCGCTTTATGGGCTCATCGGTGAGAGGAAGACCAGGCATGGCCACATAA